One Ogataea parapolymorpha DL-1 chromosome VI, whole genome shotgun sequence DNA window includes the following coding sequences:
- a CDS encoding MAP kinase kinase MKK2/SSP33, whose translation MTAPPLLRPPGSNPKNASRRHKLPSLKISTPSGRNQTSRLQDGDNAQSTNEFDATDPVIVRQYEVITSENIVRHSSDSMTDSNPSIVSSKSTDTLITELSNLNFTSKDIDPNAKLMKGSLEDLDEEDWRRLAELNQIRTLEVLGEGNGGSVKKCELVTTQQVFALKTITVDPSPSFQKQIVRELNYNKKFQSDYIVKYYGTFINSADASICICMEYMGGRSLDAIYKQFKKKDMRIGEKALGKMAESVLRGLSYLNQQKVMHRDIKPQNILLDSKGNVKLCDFGVSGEVVNSLATTFTGTSFYMAPERIRNEPYTITCDVWSLGLTLLEGAMGMFPFATKDPNLQISPIELLLIILEFEPELNDEPEENITWSASFKDFIKVCLTKENRKRPSPRQMLEHPWMRGQMTKKVRMDKLVQFCWED comes from the coding sequence ATGACAGCGCCGCCTCTCTTGCGTCCTCCGGGATCAAATCCCAAAAATGCTTCACGTCGCCATAAGCTGCCATCGCTCAAAATCTCTACGCCGTCAGGACGAAATCAAACGTCCCGGCTTCAAGATGGAGACAATGCCCAGTCTACAAATGAGTTTGATGCTACAGATCCAGTGATCGTGAGACAGTACGAGGTCATCACATCCGAAAACATCGTACGTCACTCGAGCGACTCAATGACGGACTCAAATCCTTCAATCGTGAGCAGTAAAAGCACAGATACATTGATCACCGAGCTGAGCAATCTCAATTTTACCAGCAAAGATATTGACCCAAACGCCAAACTAATGAAGGGCTCCCTTGAAGATCtagatgaagaagattggCGACGGCTAGCTGAGCTCAACCAAATTCGCACACTTGAGGTGCTGGGAGAAGGAAACGGAGGGTCTGTCAAAAAGTGTGAGCTTGTCACGACTCAGCAGGTGTTTGCCCTGAAGACCATCACTGTTGATCCATCACCTAgttttcaaaaacaaataGTGCGAGAACTGAACTACAACAAAAAGTTCCAGAGCGATTACATTGTTAAGTATTACGGAACATTCATTAACTCTGCGGATGCGTCGATTTGTATCTGCATGGAATATATGGGAGGACGGTCCTTGGACGCAATATACAAAcagttcaagaaaaaagatatGAGGATCGGAGAGAAAGCATTAGGAAAGATGGCGGAGAGTGTGCTTCGAGGGCTCTCCTACTTGAACCAGCAAAAAGTGATGCACAGAGATATCAAGCCTCAAAACATATTACTAGACTCTAAGGGGAACGTTAAACtttgtgattttggagtttCCGGAGAAGTGGTCAACTCGCTCGCTACCACTTTCACCGGAACCTCTTTCTACATGGCGCCAGAACGTATTAGAAATGAGCCTTATACCATAACCTGTGATGTGTGGTCACTTGGGCTGACTTTGCTCGAGGGAGCAATGGGTATGTTCCCCTTTGCAACAAAGGATCCAAATTTGCAAATATCTCCAATTGAGCTTCTTTTGATAATATTAGAGTTCGAACCAGAACTCAATGACGAACCCGAAGAAAACATCACCTGGTCAGCCAGCTTCAAAGATTTTATCAAGGTCTGCTTGACCAAGGAAAATCGCAAACGACCTAGTCCACGACAGATGCTGGAACACCCATGGATGCGCGGCCAAATGACTAAGAAAGTTCGTATGGACAAACTAGTCCAGTTCTGCTGGGAAGATTAG
- a CDS encoding Glutamate--tRNA ligase, mitochondrial gives MCLLSTSKPQLRTKFTLRKKNAQKQELTTDLKTPARTRFAPSPTGFLHLGSLRTALYNYLLARATAGQFLLRLEDTDQKRLVPGAEDNIYDTLNWLGIKIDEGPTVGGPYGPYRQSDRSEIYTRYIDELLDKGLAYRCFCSKSRLDGLRDSARLLKPPTTVSYDRHCLRVYTREESDAKAARGEEFTVRFISPDKYPEFNDLLHGYINWQPQVNPFDKRYEDPVLLKSDGLPTYHFANVVDDHLMEITHVVRGEEWLASTPKHIALYEAFEWPKPKFVHIPLLTTVDNRKLSKRTGDIDIMSLRNQGYLPEALINFAVLFGWAPKRVQGEKSHEIYDMDFLENHFNLEGLTVGNAKVDFQKLNYFNKHYLQRRLQDPVYLDKVSADIYGKLKQNRGITQDYVKNVLLKTGSSLTTLNSVFSESFRFYFERPTYTKEGLENVLKPEKFGIVKLLAKQSDYTDLEAIIPRILAVYPDIKKKDIYQTIRYAISAGQPGTKLPDMIELLGNEEVVARLNSLKEIL, from the coding sequence ATGTGCCTTTTGAGCACTTCGAAGCCGCAATTGCGTACCAAATTCACACTCAGAAAGAAAAAtgcacagaaacaggaaTTGACAACAGATCTGAAGACTCCTGCAAGAACAAGATTCGCTCCCTCACCTACCGGTTTCCTGCATTTAGGATCCCTTAGAACAGCGTTGTATAACTACTTGCTTGCAAGAGCTACAGCTGGTCAGTTTTTGCTGCGATTGGAAGACACTGACCAAAAGAGGTTAGTTCCTGGGGCCGAAGATAACATTTACGACACACTGAACTGGCTAGGAATTAAAATCGACGAAGGCCCTACAGTGGGTGGTCCTTATGGCCCTTATAGACAGAGCGACAGATCTGAAATATATACGCGCTacattgacgagctgctggacaaagGACTCGCATACAGatgtttctgctccaaatCTAGGCTAGATGGGCTTCGAGACTCTGCAAGGCTGCTCAAACCACCCACTACTGTGTCATATGACAGACATTGTTTGAGAGTATATACTAGAGAGGAGTCTGATGCTAAGGCCGCTCGAGGAGAGGAGTTCACTGTCAGATTTATATCACCAGACAAATACCCCGAATTCAACGATTTACTCCATGGATACATCAACTGGCAACCACAGGTAAATCCATTCGACAAAAGATATGAAGATCCAGTGCTGCTGAAAAGTGATGGTCTACCTACTTATCATTTTGCCAATGTTGTTGACGACCATTTGATGGAAATCACTCATGTTGTCAGGGGAGAGGAGTGGCTTGCTTCCACCCCTAAACATATTGCTCTATATGAGGCTTTCGAGTGGCCGAAGCCGAAGTTTGTGCATATACCTCTACTAACGACTGTTGATAACAGAAAATTATCCAAACGTACGGGTGATATTGACATTATGTCGTTGAGGAACCAAGGTTATCTTCCCGAAGCTCTAATTAATTTCGCAGTTCTTTTTGGATGGGCTCCAAAAAGGGTACAGGGAGAAAAATCACATGAAATCTACGATATGGATTTCCTAGAGAACCATTTCAACCTTGAAGGTCTGACAGTTGGCAATGCCAAGGTGGATTTTCAGAAACTCAATTACTTCAACAAACATTACTTACAACGGAGACTCCAAGATCCCGTTTACCTCGATAAGGTCTCCGCGGATATTTATGGCAAGCTGAAACAGAACCGCGGAATCACTCAAGATTATGTGAAAAACGTGCTTCTGAAAACTGGTAGCTCGCTGACCACACTCAACTCTGTCTTCAGCGAAAGCTTTCGGTTTTATTTTGAACGTCCTACTTACACTAAAGAAGGACTTGAAAACGTCCTTAaacctgaaaaatttgGGATTGTAAAACTGCTTGCAAAACAGTCAGATTATACGGACCTCGAAGCTATAATACCGAGGATTTTGGCAGTCTATCCTGAtatcaagaaaaaagacaTTTATCAAACTATTCGTTATGCGATTAGCGCGGGACAGCCAGGAACGAAACTTCCGGATATGATCGAGCTTTTGGGAAATGAGGAAGTGGTTGCACGACTAAACTCTCTAAAGGAAATTCTGTAA
- a CDS encoding Myo-inositol transporter 2: MSDPAKQDELSSTDVDALDYSSKDSQSDMIAMDSAKPTPLVVVLVCLASISGFMFGYDTGYISSALVSIGTDLGKTLTYGEEEFITAATSLGALITSVVAGPMADIFGRKPVLMFSNTLFVVGAIIQCAAETVWTMIAGRFVMGFGVGIGSLIAPLFISELAPSRFRGRLVILNCMGITCGQLIAYAIGAGLTHVNNGWRIQVGLSIVPPAIQLAAFLFLPDTPRYLISKNKLEKAAKVIARTHHGATATLIQMKIAEIQSINSSLEGKNVWQRTWNGIKKIHSVPSNFRALIIACGLQGIQQFTGFNSLMYFSATIFKAIGFDNSTAVSIIVSGTNFLMTIVAFFIIDRVGRRKMLLFSLPIMMIAMIICAVGFHYVDLKFEHHSVKLEGGVSNWGYVIMVFMIVYVAGYAIGIGNVPWQQSELFPQNVRGTGASYATATNWSGSLVISATFLTMLENITPTGTFALFAALTAVSIVFVYFVYPELSNLALEETQNLLKGGFNIKESLVLAEKRKHQKLSPAGSMDKLDLEHIDEVQRVESA; the protein is encoded by the coding sequence ATGTCAGACCCAGCTAAACAAGACGAGTTATCCTCTACTGATGTGGATGCTCTTGATTACTCTTCCAAAGACAGTCAGTCTGATATGATTGCTATGGATAGCGCCAAACCTACACCTCTGGTTGTGGTTCTTGTTTGTCTTGCATCGATCTCAGGTTTTATGTTTGGCTATGATACGGGATACATCTCTTCTGCTCTTGTTTCTATTGGAACCGATTTGGGTAAGACCCTTACCTACGGCGAAGAAGAGTTTATCACCGCCGCTACTTCTCTGGGTGCTCTTATCACCTCAGTAGTCGCAGGTCCAATGGCAGATATCTTCGGCAGAAAACCTGTTTTGATGTTCTCGAACACGCTCTTTGTTGTCGGCGCCATTATCCAATGCGCGGCTGAGACCGTTTGGACTATGATTGCAGGTAGATTTGTCATGGGTTTTGGTGTTGGTATTGGTTCTCTCATCGCTCCTCTATTTATCTCGGAGCTCGCGCCTTCTAGATTCAGAGGACGTCTGGTTATCCTCAACTGTATGGGTATCACTTGTGGTCAGCTTATTGCCTACGCTATTGGTGCAGGACTGACCCACGTCAACAATGGCTGGAGAATACAAGTTGGACTTTCCATCGTTCCTCCTGCTATTCAACTTGCAGCTTTCCTGTTCTTGCCAGACACCCCAAGATACTTAATCtccaagaacaagctggagaaggcTGCCAAGGTTATTGCCAGAACCCACCACGGCGCCACGGCAACCCTTATTCAGATGAAGATCGCCGAAATACAGAGTATCAATTCCTCTTTGGAGGGAAAGAACGTGTGGCAGAGAACATGGAACGGTATCAAGAAAATCCACAGCGTGCCGTCAAACTTCAGAGCGCTCATCATTGCTTGTGGATTGCAAGGTATCCAACAGTTCACCGGTTTCAACTCTCTCATGTACTTCTCCGCCACTATTTTCAAAGCCATTGGTTTCGACAACTCCACTGCTGTGTCCATCATCGTGTCTGGTACTAACTTCCTCATGACCATTGTTGCattcttcatcatcgacAGAGTGGGCCGTAGAAAGATGCTGCTGTTCTCTCTTCCGATCATGATGATTGCTATGATCATTTGTGCCGTTGGATTCCACTATGTCGACCTCAAGTTTGAACATCATTCTGTCAAGCTTGAAGGAGGAGTCAGTAACTGGGGCTATGTTATCATGGTGTTCATGATCGTGTATGTTGCTGGATACGCTATTGGCATTGGTAATGTCCCATGGCAACAGTCCGAACTTTTCCCTCAAAACGTTAGAGGTACAGGTGCATCTTACGCTACTGCAACCAACTGGAGTGGTTCTTTGGTTATCTCTGCCACGTTCTTGACCATGCTTGAGAACATCACCCCTACCGGAACGTTTGCATTGTTTGCAGCACTCACTGCTGTGTCGATTGTCTTCGTCTACTTCGTTTACCCAGAACTGTCTAATCTGGCATTAGAAGAGACACAGAACCTACTCAAAGGAGGATTCAACATCAAGGAGTCTTTGGTACTGGCCGAGAAGAGAAAGCACCAGAAGCTTTCTCCTGCTGGTTCCATGGACAAACTTGACTTAGAACACATCGACGAAGTCCAGCGCGTCGAATCTGCATGA
- a CDS encoding Replication factor C subunit 1, with protein MVRIDQFFGKAAVQKNKGKKATHDSSSSPRKPKSQETSQHFKSKQSADSNIILVDSEEDEIVTPQRKRKAELTESDNEEPVKKEAKVLPKKSPTKTKSTKPQAGRSSQPSQPGAGQTAQEILETIPDADPKYLEVDPEMENMNFFQLKARTSEAPAPTGDRMLPEGRPNCLNGLTIVFTGILPTIDRDECVRIASKYGAKVTKSISGKTSLVVIGHEAGPKKIKMIKEKKIKCIDEEGFIQLLQKMPADGGSGEAAQIAKAKKEEEERKAIEEAEKEEEENRKRQTQLKQERAGQFSQPERPSDKPDTEKLWTVKYAPTDIKQICGNKGNVELLQSWLEHWFDNAKTGFKGPGIHGYRAVMISGPPGIGKTTAAHIVAKSLGFDVIEKNASDVRSKKLLNEQLRSSLSNSSVVGYFNQLKTHDPNNRRIVMIMDEVDGMSSGDHGGGAQLSQFCRTTETPLILICNDKSLPKMRTFDKTCYDLTWRRPTGKEMKSRLMTIAHREGLKLDPNIIDQLVAATNNDIRQIINIMSTVARTQKTLNYENSEQISKTWQKEVILKPFDIVGKLLSGASYGSHARYNLSEKINLYFNDMDFTPLMIHENYRSTTPSKLSGCPANKRNLRHLELLEEASNYISESDLVNQLIRGGEQQWSLAPFHAVLSSVLPGSKVAGGMNGRTMFTSWLGQNSKKMKYDRILQDLQYHSSTKTMTNTQELRLTYIPFLIKMLSDPLIKNGTSGIDQVLELMDEYYLTKEDWDNLMEFGVGPKGRMDQKLKSVSSATKSAFTRKYNSYSHPTVIYKTGDSVTKGNRAPAPKPDLDDVIEDDTKDVPDDEPQEEQDDIKNDKLIKQVKQRTKRRK; from the exons ATGGTTCGCATTGACCAGTTTTTTGGCAAGGCGGCCGTTCAAAAG AACAAGGGCAAGAAAGCTACGCACGATTCTAGCTCCTCGCCGAGAAAGCCAAAAAGTCAAGAAACGTCCCAGCATTTCAAATCAAAGCAATCTGCTGATTCGAACATCATTCTGGTAGATTCTGAAGAGGATGAAATAGTGACACCCCAAAGAAAGCGGAAGGCAGAATTGACTGAAAgcgacaacgaggagcCTGTCAAGAAGGAGGCCAAAGTCTTGCCCAAAAAAAGTCCAACTAAAACCAAGAGCACCAAGCCGCAGGCCGGTCGATCCAGCCAACCCAGCCAACCTGGCGCCGGACAAACAGCACaggaaattctggagaCGATTCCCGATGCCGATCCAAAATACCTAGAGGTTGATCCTGAGATGGAGAACatgaattttttccaattgaaGGCGCGCACATCGGAGGCTCCCGCACCAACAGGAGACAGGATGCTTCCTGAAGGGCGCCCAAACTGTCTCAACGGATTGACCATTGTATTCACAGGTATTCTTCCAACCATTGATAGGGATGAATGTGTGCGGATAGCTTCCAAATATGGAGCAAAAGTGACAAAGTCCATCAGTGGGAAGACAAGCCTGGTAGTGATTGGTCACGAGGCAGGTCCCAAGAAAATTAAGatgatcaaggagaagaagatcaaatGCATAGATGAGGAAGGGTTCattcaacttcttcagaAAATGCCTGCAGATGGTGGCAGCGGAGAGGCGGCTCAGATCGCCAAAGCTaaaaaagaggaggaagaaagGAAGGCCATTGaggaagcagaaaaagaagaggaagagaatAGGAAACGACAAACTCAATTGAAGCAAGAACGGGCTGGCCAGTTTAGCCAACCGGAGAGGCCTAGTGATAAACCGGACACGGAAAAACTATGGACGGTGAAGTACGCTCCGACAGATATCAAGCAAATTTGTGGAAACAAGGGAAACGTGGAATTATTGCAGAGCTGGTTGGAACACTGGTTCGACAACGCAAAGACCGGTTTCAAGGGTCCTGGCATACATGGTTACCGTGCGGTTATGATAAGCGGACCTCCGGGAATCGGCAAAACCACTGCTGCTCACATCGTGGCAAAATCCCTTGGATTTGATGTGATAGAGAAAAATGCTTCTGACGTGCGATCCAAGAAATTGCTGAATGAGCAGTTGCGGTCGTCACTGAGCAACTCATCTGTGGTTGGGTACTTCAACCAGCTCAAAACGCATGACCCAAATAATCGGAGAATAGTGATGATCATGGACGAGGTCGACGGTATGTCCAGCGGAGACCATGGAGGTGGAGCTCAGCTTTCGCAATTCTGCCGTACAACCGAGACACCCCTGATTTTAATTTGCAACGACAAATCGCTGCCGAAGATGAGGACTTTCGATAAAACCTGCTACGATCTCACGTGGAGAAGACCCACTGGAAAGGAGATGAAATCCCGGCTTATGACAATTGCCCACCGAGAGGGATTGAAGCTGGATCCTAATATCATCGATCAATTGGTGGCTGCCACGAACAACGATATTAGACAAATTATCAATATAATGTCAACTGTTGCACGTACGCAAAAAACACTCAACTACGAGAACAGCGAACAGATCTCCAAGACCTGGCAAAAGGAGGTGATATTAAAGCCGTTCGATATAGTTGGCAAACTTTTGAGCGGCGCTAGCTATGGATCTCATGCCAGATACAATCTGTCAGAAAAGATCAATCTTTATTTCAACGACATGGACTTCACACCGCTGATGATACACGAGAATTACAGGTCCACCACACCATCGAAACTGAGCGGATGCCCTGCAAACAAGCGGAATCTTCGGCATTTGGAGCTGCTAGAAGAAGCCTCGAATTATATTTCGGAGTCAGATCTGGTCAATCAGCTGATCAGAGGAGGCGAACAACAGTGGTCATTGGCTCCCTTTCATGCTGTACTTTCCAGTGTGCTTCCAGGCTCCAAGGTTGCCGGTGGAATGAACGGGCGTACCATGTTCACCTCGTGGCTTGGCcagaactccaagaaaaTGAAGTACGATAGAATTCTACAAGATTTACAATACCACTCATCTACGAAGACAATGACAAACACTCAGGAGCTGAGGCTAACTTACATTCCATTCCTGATTAAAATGCTATCGGATCCATTGATTAAAAATGGAACCAGCGGTATCGATcaggttttggagctgatGGACGAGTATTATCTCACGAAAGAAGACTGGGACAATCTGATGGAATTTGGTGTTGGACCAAAGGGCAGAATGGATCAAAAACTAAAGTCTGTGAGCTCTGCTACCAAATCGGCATTCACCCGAAAATACAACTCTTATTCGCATCCTACTGTGATCTACAAGACTGGAGATTCTGTTACTAAAGGAAACcgagctccagctcccAAACCtgatcttgatgatgttATCGAGGATGATACAAAAGATGTGCCAGACGACGAGCCGCAGGAAGAACAAGACGACATTAAGAACGATAAACTTATCAAGCAGGTGAAGCAACGCACAAAGAGGCGCAAGTAA
- a CDS encoding Geranylgeranyl transferase type-2 subunit beta has product MTSLDKSKHVAYIKSLDDQKQFLEYWLSEHLRMNGIYWGACALFLMRAEHEFDKKTLVEFILNCYDTTYGGFGAFPKHDSHILSTLSALQLLKMYDALDVINDKKSQILQFIKGLQLPDGSFQGDRFGEVDTRFVYTAIQSLSILESLSPDVVDPAVDFILRCQNFDGGFGLVPGSESHSAQIFTCLGTLAIAGQVDKIKDREALEWWLSERQVENGGLNGRPEKLPDVCYSWWVMSSLSILGRLDYINGDKLREFILQCQDFEEGGISDRPGNQVDVYHTLFGIAGLSLLGYEDLVPVDPVYCMPYHVTNSIKKYPYN; this is encoded by the coding sequence ATGACTTCTTTGGATAAATCCAAGCATGTCGCTTACATCAAGTCTCTGGATGACCAAAAACAGTTTCTTGAGTACTGGCTCAGTGAGCACCTCCGTATGAATGGCATATACTGGGGAGCTTGTGCTCTGTTCCTTATGAGAGCGGAGCATGAATTTGACAAGAAAACTCTGGTGGAGTTTATTCTCAACTGCTATGATACTACCTATGGAGGCTTTGGGGCATTCCCTAAGCACGATTCGCATATTCTTTCTACATTGTCTGCATTACAACTTCTAAAAATGTACGATGCCTTGGACGTCATTAACGACAAGAAGTCGCAAATACTTCAGTTTATCAAAGGCCTCCAATTACCAGATGGATCATTCCAGGGGGATAGGTTTGGCGAAGTTGACACCCGATTCGTTTACACCGCCATCCAATCGCTCAGCATTCTCGAAAGTCTGAGTCCCGATGTCGTGGATCCAGCAGTGGATTTCATACTCAGATGTCAAAATTTCGATGGAGGATTTGGCCTGGTGCCAGGCTCAGAGTCGCATTCTGCGCAAATCTTCACATGTTTGGGGACTTTGGCGATTGCTGGGCAAGTagacaaaatcaaagaccGGGAAGCTCTTGAATGGTGGCTCAGCGAACGACAAGTGGAAAATGGAGGCCTAAATGGACGTCCTGAGAAATTGCCCGATGTGTGCTACAGCTGGTGGGTGATGTCCTCTCTTAGTATATTGGGTAGACTGGACTACATTAACGGAGACAAACTGAGGGAATTCATTTTACAGTGCCAGGATTTCGAAGAAGGGGGGATTAGCGATCGGCCTGGGAACCAGGTTGATGTGTACCACACTCTCTTCGGAATCGCAGGCTTGTCTCTGCTTGGATACGAGGATCTGGTTCCCGTGGACCCTGTCTACTGCATGCCTTATCACGTCACGAATTCAATTAAGAAATATCCATATAATTAA
- a CDS encoding DNA polymerase epsilon subunit 2: protein MESPAVLPISLKPSNLRPLAYRVLSKKHGLNIQSSALEKLSEYVGKRFGQEWRGAKTIAFLEEVARLWKEQNKGLFLDGDNIDVVIKEISLKQEKQEKASRQSSAIEPKTNLAGLVTNELRESQSFEVHQDPLEPAALEQVQWKDFFKAVDIKNYRRYRYNHVRKQFDVLSADAGGDKLVLPSTQDAVNLFIQRFHLLKDRLLRNENFQPTTFSAVNSFTSNGPKEVENQQVTSIKNLLGRHGQRFFLFGLLTRSALGLWQLQDDTDSIELDLGQTLFPQNCYFTEGNFIICEGIYSNSGKFYVSTMIHPPAEKRETSLEVLGKMDFNSVYSNSGRIDPVLRSKLLHLEKDLADHKFIFLGGDIYLSDAKVMEGLKKLLGKLNEELETGSSTPVALIFNGSFTSRPFTSTQVSYNSQVTSSGEYKSYFDSLASILEPFSELCATCKFVFVPGDNDPWSSVVTKGSNSVWPKFRLPKIFGNRLTRLVKDIEWCSNPSKLIYLTHEVLLVRDDLAGRFRRNDISHISKIKENIEADEGELEIDKLSKSKIAPDVLEARKVVKTLLDQGYLSPFIQSIRPLVANYANMLNLIPLPTLLMLADTTCPRFDLIYENCHVLNPGKFFDNNKFNYMEYSPSSRKAKLRELY from the coding sequence ATGGAGTCTCCCGCAGTTTTGCCGATTTCTCTGAAGCCATCCAACCTTCGGCCTTTGGCATACCGCGTGCTTTCGAAGAAACATGGTCTCAATATTCAATCAAGTGCgctggagaagctgagcGAGTACGTGGGGAAGAGATTTGGCCAGGAATGGCGTGGGGCTAAAACGATCGCGTTCCTGGAAGAAGTCGCCAGGCTCTGGAAAGAGCAAAACAAAGGTTTGTTCCTGGATGGGGACAACATTGACGTTgtgatcaaggagatttcATTGAAGCAAgagaagcaggaaaaagcTAGCCGTCAGAGCTCGGCCATCGAGCCCAAAACCAATTTGGCAGGTCTCGTGACCAACGAGCTACGAGAAAGTCAGTCATTCGAGGTACACCAGGATCCCTTGGAACCTGCCGCCCTTGAACAGGTGCAGTGGAAGGATTTTTTCAAGGCTGTGGACATCAAGAACTACAGACGATACAGGTATAATCATGTGCGCAAACAGTTCGATGTTTTGTCTGCCGACGCTGGTGGTGACAAACTGGTTTTGCCGTCAACACAAGATGCTGTTAACTTGTTTATCCAGCGATTTCATCTCCTCAAGGATAGACTCCTCAGAAATGAGAACTTCCAGCCAACCACCTTCAGTGCTGTCAATTCATTTACAAGCAACGGGCCCAAAGAGGTTGAAAACCAGCAGGTTACATCTATCAAGAATTTGTTGGGTCGGCACGGACAACGattctttctctttggaTTGCTGACTCGGAGCGCGCTGGGTCTGTGGCAACTTCAGGACGACACTGATTCGATAGAGCTTGATCTTGGTCAGACGCTGTTTCCTCAGAACTGCTACTTCACTGAGGGGAACTTTATCATCTGTGAAGGTATTTACTCCAACAGCGGCAAGTTTTATGTCAGCACAATGATCCATCCTCCAGCGGAAAAAAGAGAGACGTCTCTGGAAGTTCTTGGCAAGATGGACTTCAATTCTGTATACAGCAACAGCGGACGTATCGATCCTGTATTGCGCTCAAAACTATTGCATTTGGAGAAGGATCTGGCAGACCATAAGTTTATCTTTCTGGGGGGTGATATATACCTGTCTGATGCAAAAGTGATGGAGGGCTTGAAAAAGCTACTTGGCAAACTCAACGAGGAGCTTGAAACGGGATCTTCGACACCCGTTGCCCTAATATTCAATGGATCCTTTACCTCGCGGCCTTTCACGTCGACTCAAGTCTCCTACAACAGCCAGGTCACCTCGTCAGGTGAGTACAAGTCTTATTTCGATTCTTTGGCATCCATCCTTGAACCATTTTCTGAACTGTGCGCAACATGTAAATTTGTGTTTGTTCCAGGCGACAATGATCCCTGGTCATCAGTCGTCACCAAAGGTTCCAATTCTGTGTGGCCCAAATTCAGGCTTCCCAAGATTTTCGGAAACCGGTTGACCAGACTAGTGAAAGATATAGAATGGTGCTCCAATCCATCGAAACTAATCTATTTGACCCACGAGGTTCTACTAGTCCGTGACGACCTGGCAGGACGGTTTCGTCGAAATGATATTAGCCACATCTCCAAGATCAAGGAAAACATCGAAGCAGATGAAGGGGAGCTGGAGATCGATAAGCTTTCAAAATCCAAGATTGCACCAGACGTGCTTGAGGCCAGAAAGGTTGTCAAGACATTACTAGACCAAGGATATCTTTCACCGTTTATCCAATCCATCAGGCCGCTGGTTGCCAATTACGCTAATATGCTAAACCTGATACCCCTTCCTACGCTTCTAATGCTCGCTGACACAACATGTCCGCGGTTTGACCTCATCTACGAAAATTGCCATGTTCTCAACCCAGGAAAGTTCTTCGACAACAACAAGTTCAACTACATGGAGTATTCTCCCTCATCTAGAAAAGCCAAACTCAGAGAGTTGTATTAA